Within Massilia endophytica, the genomic segment CATCGTCGCGGAACTTGATCACGATGCTGTCGCCCGAACGCTCGATGCCTGCGTGGCGCACGTTCTTGTCGCGCAGCTGGCTGCGCACGGCGGCCTGGTAGCCCTGGATGCGCTTGTTCAGCGCCGCCTTGGTGTCCACCTGCATCAGGAAGTGCACCCCGCCGCGCAGGTCGAGGCCGAGGTACATCGGCAGCGCGCGCATCTTCTGCATCCACTGCGGGGTGTTCGGCATCAGGTTGACGGTGACGATATAGGTGGGGTCGGACGGGTCGGCGTTCAGGCCCTTCTCCAGCGCCAGGCGCGCCTTGAACTGGTCGTCCGTGGTGGCGAAGCGGGCGCGCACCGAGTGGCTCGCGCCCTCATCCAGGGTCACGCCTTCGTTGGCGATGTTCTCGCGCTTGAGCACCGATTCCACCTGGGCCGCAACGGCCGGGGTGACCTTCACGGTCGATTTGCCGCTGGTGATCTGCAATGCGGGGGATTCGCCGAAGTAGTTGGGCGCCGTGTACAGTGCGCCCAGCACCACCACCACGACGATGACGATATATTTCCAGACAGGATAGCGATTCATATTCTTCAGCGTTCAGTAAAAGCCGGATACATAAACGGGCGGCCATGCCGCCCGTGCCGTCGTATTACAGACCCTTCAGCGTGCCCTTCGGCAGCAGCGTGGTGATGGAAGGCTTCTGCACCCAGATCTCAGTGCCGGCTGCCACTTCCAGCGACACATACACGTCGGTCACCTTGGACACCTTGCCCAGGATGCCGCCGGCGGTC encodes:
- the yajC gene encoding preprotein translocase subunit YajC, translated to MSNLSTFLPLILMFVVMYFLMIRPQQKRAKEQKAMMDALAKGDEVVTAGGILGKVSKVTDVYVSLEVAAGTEIWVQKPSITTLLPKGTLKGL